One stretch of Candidatus Baltobacteraceae bacterium DNA includes these proteins:
- a CDS encoding mandelate racemase/muconate lactonizing enzyme family protein, which translates to MRILEIRDDVAPIASSIRNAFIDFSTMTASIVAIVTDQKRDGKPVIGFGFNSNGRYAPQGLLRERFIPRLREFAEADPVAAWTAMMRNEKPGGHGERSVAVGVLDMALWDAVSKAEGLPLWKLLADRYRKGKAEPDAWVYAAGGYYYPGDDTKSLAEELKRYLDLGYDTVKMKIGGADLATDLRRIETALGVVGEGRRLCVDVNGRFDLEEALAYADAIEPLELRWYEEPLDPLDYATHEQLAQRYRGAIATGENLFSMQDARNLIRHAGLRSDRDVLQFDPALSYGLVEYLRTLEMLEGHGWSRTRCVPHGGHQFALNIAVGLGLGGNESYPQVFAPFGGFADDYPVQSGRVKLPERPGIGFEEKRELYAVLKKLVPDLIP; encoded by the coding sequence ATGCGCATCCTCGAGATTCGCGATGACGTCGCGCCGATCGCGTCGTCTATTCGTAACGCGTTCATCGATTTCAGCACGATGACCGCAAGCATCGTCGCGATCGTCACCGATCAGAAGCGTGACGGCAAGCCGGTTATCGGATTCGGATTCAATTCGAACGGCCGCTACGCGCCGCAAGGGCTGTTGCGGGAGCGCTTCATTCCCCGTTTGCGGGAGTTTGCCGAGGCGGATCCCGTGGCGGCGTGGACGGCCATGATGCGCAACGAGAAGCCGGGCGGCCACGGAGAGCGCTCCGTTGCAGTCGGCGTCCTCGATATGGCGCTCTGGGACGCAGTTTCCAAAGCCGAAGGTCTTCCGCTCTGGAAACTCCTGGCGGATCGCTATCGGAAGGGCAAAGCGGAGCCGGACGCCTGGGTGTACGCCGCGGGCGGCTACTACTATCCGGGAGACGACACGAAAAGCCTCGCCGAGGAATTGAAGCGCTACCTCGATCTCGGCTACGACACAGTGAAGATGAAGATCGGTGGTGCCGATCTTGCGACCGATCTGCGGCGAATCGAAACTGCGCTCGGCGTCGTCGGCGAAGGACGGCGTCTGTGCGTCGACGTTAACGGACGCTTCGATCTCGAGGAGGCGCTCGCGTACGCGGATGCGATCGAGCCGCTCGAATTGCGTTGGTACGAAGAACCGCTCGATCCGCTCGACTACGCGACGCACGAGCAGCTCGCGCAGCGCTATCGCGGCGCGATCGCGACCGGCGAGAACTTGTTTTCGATGCAAGACGCGCGCAATCTCATCCGGCACGCAGGCCTACGTTCGGACCGTGATGTGCTGCAATTCGATCCTGCGCTTTCGTACGGACTCGTCGAGTATTTGCGTACGCTAGAGATGCTCGAGGGCCACGGTTGGTCGCGCACGCGCTGCGTTCCGCACGGCGGACATCAATTCGCATTGAACATCGCGGTCGGACTCGGCCTCGGCGGAAACGAATCGTATCCGCAGGTGTTCGCGCCGTTCGGCGGGTTTGCGGATGATTATCCGGTTCAGAGCGGTCGCGTCAAGCTACCGGAGCGCCCCGGAATCGGCTTCGAAGAGAAACGCGAGCTCTACGCGGTTTTAAAGAAGCTGGTCCCCGACCTCATACCGTAG
- a CDS encoding VOC family protein, producing the protein MDPAVHSLDHFALTVPEPQAGGDFYSSFGLRTSTSENALKLETGNGVAGFLYEGPTKHLHHLTFGIEESERNAFRSRLESGGIKLLDSPREYQSDGLWFRDPDGNLVELAVTRRRSPHAKTQMDVRLAREGERAAPDGPQRATPRRLGHTLLFSPEVLAQVAFYERFLGLRLSDRSGEIVAFMHTPHGSDHHVLAFGKSGHPGFHHASFEVGGVDEIGIGAIFMHGKGHQEGWGFGRHYIGSNFFHYIRDPWGSFAEYFCDIDYIPKGCAWESRNVPAEHALFVWGPQPPKYFFENVEAVPATV; encoded by the coding sequence ATGGATCCCGCAGTCCACTCGCTCGACCATTTTGCGCTCACCGTCCCGGAACCGCAAGCCGGCGGCGACTTCTATTCGTCGTTCGGCCTGCGCACGTCGACGAGCGAAAACGCTCTCAAGCTGGAGACGGGCAACGGTGTGGCCGGCTTCCTCTATGAAGGCCCCACCAAGCATCTGCACCACCTGACGTTCGGAATCGAAGAGAGCGAACGCAACGCGTTCCGCAGCCGCTTGGAATCGGGCGGCATCAAATTGCTGGACTCGCCGCGCGAGTACCAGAGCGACGGACTGTGGTTCCGCGATCCGGACGGAAACCTCGTCGAGCTGGCGGTCACGCGCCGGCGTTCACCGCACGCGAAAACGCAGATGGACGTCCGTCTCGCCCGAGAGGGCGAGCGCGCAGCGCCGGATGGCCCGCAACGTGCAACGCCGCGACGACTTGGACACACGCTGCTCTTCTCACCTGAGGTGCTGGCGCAAGTCGCCTTTTACGAGCGCTTTCTCGGCTTACGCCTTTCGGACCGTTCCGGCGAGATCGTTGCGTTCATGCACACGCCGCACGGCAGCGATCATCACGTGCTGGCCTTCGGAAAATCCGGACATCCCGGTTTTCATCACGCCAGCTTCGAAGTCGGCGGCGTCGACGAGATCGGGATCGGCGCGATCTTCATGCACGGCAAAGGCCATCAAGAAGGCTGGGGCTTCGGACGACACTACATCGGATCGAACTTCTTCCACTACATACGCGACCCGTGGGGAAGCTTCGCCGAATACTTTTGCGACATCGACTACATTCCCAAAGGCTGCGCTTGGGAAAGCCGCAACGTGCCGGCCGAACACGCGCTATTCGTGTGGGGTCCGCAGCCGCCGAAATACTTCTTCGAGAACGTCGAAGCGGTGCCGGCTACGGTATGA
- a CDS encoding GreA/GreB family elongation factor translates to MSRAFMKELEDAPEPKFVSGPREHSITPAGKRALQKKLKTTKDDETRRALQDELDASVVIEPPGDRSIVAFGAAVTVQPNDQKDDRVFTIVGESEMDVADGKITDASPLGKALLGAHVGDDVVWHRPVGDVTLRVKAIRYEDH, encoded by the coding sequence ATGAGCCGCGCTTTCATGAAAGAGCTGGAAGACGCGCCGGAACCCAAGTTTGTATCCGGCCCGCGGGAGCATTCGATCACGCCCGCCGGCAAGCGTGCGCTTCAGAAGAAGCTCAAGACGACAAAGGACGACGAGACGCGACGCGCGCTCCAGGACGAGCTCGATGCATCCGTCGTCATCGAGCCTCCGGGCGATCGCAGCATTGTTGCGTTTGGCGCCGCCGTCACCGTGCAGCCCAACGATCAAAAAGACGATCGCGTGTTCACGATCGTGGGTGAAAGCGAAATGGACGTCGCGGATGGGAAAATCACCGACGCATCGCCGCTTGGAAAGGCGCTGCTCGGCGCCCACGTCGGCGACGATGTCGTCTGGCACCGGCCTGTGGGCGATGTCACTCTTCGAGTCAAGGCAATAAGGTACGAGGATCACTAG
- a CDS encoding NCS2 family permease — protein MIDRYFGISASGSTIPRELRAGLTTFLTMSYVLLVNPAVLSNAIQIPNGFAKLLVVTALAAAAGSLLMGIVARYPFAQAPGMGLNAYFTYTVVLGQKIPWETALGAVFISGACFVVLSAIGARQAIVAAIPRDLKFALTAGIGIFLAFLGLKNAGLVVSNPATFVTAGSILAAPALLAIFGFILTAVLFVLRIPGAILIGILVTTVLGIVTHAPVYPGPHGTLVAFGGIQSGLVALPIVPSGLTGALDIHAALGLGIVAVVFTFFFVDFFDATGTLVALANRAGVMTENGDLPRARRTFACDGIAAMIGAALGTSTTTAYIESASGIGEGGRTGLTAVTVAALFVLSMVFWPIASAIPAAATAPALIVVGALMFEGLVRIEWADPAASIPTFLTIITMPLTFSIANGVSFGVISYAAIMLFSGRGKVVHPLLYAVAVLLVARFVWLGA, from the coding sequence ATGATCGACCGGTATTTTGGAATCAGCGCTTCGGGTTCAACGATTCCGCGCGAGCTGCGCGCCGGACTGACGACGTTCTTGACGATGTCGTACGTCCTCCTCGTGAATCCGGCCGTGCTCAGCAACGCGATCCAGATCCCGAACGGCTTTGCGAAGCTGCTCGTCGTCACTGCGCTGGCCGCTGCCGCGGGTTCGCTGCTGATGGGGATCGTCGCGCGCTATCCCTTCGCGCAGGCGCCCGGCATGGGCCTCAACGCCTACTTCACGTACACGGTCGTGCTCGGACAAAAAATTCCGTGGGAGACCGCGCTTGGCGCCGTGTTCATCTCGGGTGCGTGCTTCGTCGTGCTCTCCGCTATCGGCGCACGCCAAGCCATCGTGGCGGCGATTCCACGCGATCTCAAATTCGCGCTCACGGCCGGTATCGGCATCTTCCTGGCATTTCTCGGCTTGAAAAATGCCGGTCTCGTCGTTTCGAATCCGGCAACGTTCGTCACCGCAGGATCCATACTCGCCGCGCCGGCGCTGCTCGCAATCTTCGGCTTCATTCTGACGGCAGTGCTGTTCGTGTTGCGCATCCCGGGCGCGATCCTGATTGGTATCCTGGTTACGACCGTGCTTGGGATCGTCACGCACGCGCCGGTGTACCCCGGGCCGCACGGCACGCTCGTCGCGTTCGGCGGGATTCAGAGCGGTCTGGTCGCGCTTCCAATTGTGCCGTCGGGACTAACCGGCGCGCTCGATATTCATGCCGCGCTCGGCCTCGGCATCGTTGCGGTCGTGTTCACGTTTTTCTTCGTCGACTTCTTCGACGCAACCGGAACGCTCGTCGCGCTCGCAAACCGCGCCGGCGTCATGACGGAGAACGGCGATCTTCCGCGCGCACGGCGTACGTTTGCGTGCGACGGCATCGCGGCGATGATCGGCGCTGCGCTCGGCACGAGCACAACGACGGCGTACATCGAAAGCGCAAGCGGCATCGGCGAAGGTGGCCGCACGGGATTGACTGCGGTAACGGTCGCCGCGCTCTTCGTGCTGTCGATGGTGTTCTGGCCGATCGCGTCGGCGATTCCGGCTGCAGCAACCGCGCCGGCATTGATCGTGGTCGGTGCGCTGATGTTCGAAGGGCTAGTGCGCATCGAGTGGGCCGATCCCGCGGCCTCGATTCCGACGTTCCTGACGATCATCACCATGCCGCTGACGTTCTCGATCGCAAACGGCGTGAGTTTCGGCGTGATCAGCTACGCTGCGATCATGCTCTTCAGCGGCCGTGGCAAGGTCGTGCACCCGCTGCTATACGCAGTTGCGGTCTTGCTTGTCGCGCGATTTGTGTGGTTGGGAGCATAA
- a CDS encoding DUF6582 domain-containing protein gives MRATWKPYERHGRLTKQSDLPDSVFAFPKQRKEPLTDARHVRNAVARFDQVEGVSKADRELAFANIKRAARYYDIDLSEDSAKDLPPRPQPGRKKAAKKAAATRKRKKAR, from the coding sequence ATGAGAGCTACCTGGAAACCATACGAACGTCACGGCCGTCTGACGAAGCAGAGCGATCTTCCGGACAGCGTTTTCGCGTTTCCGAAACAACGAAAAGAACCGCTGACCGATGCACGGCATGTGCGCAATGCGGTTGCGCGCTTCGATCAAGTCGAAGGCGTCAGCAAGGCCGATCGTGAGCTTGCGTTTGCGAACATCAAGCGTGCGGCCCGATACTACGATATCGATCTTTCCGAAGATTCGGCTAAAGATCTTCCGCCGCGACCGCAGCCCGGACGCAAGAAAGCCGCGAAGAAAGCCGCCGCGACGCGCAAGCGGAAGAAGGCGCGCTAA
- a CDS encoding L-threonylcarbamoyladenylate synthase encodes MIERAVAILREGGVVAFPTETVYGLGADAESEDAVRRVFEIKGRPIGHPVIVHLADAAQIPLWARYVPDVAQKLAERFWPGPLTLVLSRSPRASDLVTGSQDTVALRAPSHPMAQEILRAFGRGVVAPSANRFGSVSATRAEHVIADLGDAVDLVVDGGPATIGVESTIVDLAHGAPAILRPGGITREVLAEAIGAPLLEGGSDVRVPGSLPSHYAPRARIELAENDAVAEGLATALKAQGKRVILIGSAEIHALARDLYERLRAADREGADAIVVVLPANEGLGVALRDRLRRAASPKR; translated from the coding sequence TTGATTGAACGCGCCGTCGCGATATTGCGCGAGGGCGGCGTCGTCGCGTTTCCGACCGAAACCGTCTACGGGTTAGGCGCCGACGCCGAAAGCGAAGATGCGGTGCGGCGCGTGTTCGAGATCAAAGGACGTCCGATCGGACATCCCGTGATCGTGCACCTCGCCGATGCGGCGCAAATCCCGCTTTGGGCACGCTATGTTCCGGACGTTGCGCAAAAGCTCGCTGAACGTTTCTGGCCAGGACCGCTGACCCTCGTGCTGTCGCGCTCGCCGCGCGCGAGCGATCTCGTAACCGGCTCGCAAGACACGGTTGCATTGCGCGCGCCCTCGCATCCGATGGCGCAGGAGATCTTACGCGCGTTCGGTCGGGGCGTCGTCGCACCGTCGGCAAATCGTTTCGGCTCGGTTAGCGCGACGCGTGCCGAGCATGTCATCGCCGATCTCGGCGATGCAGTCGATCTCGTCGTCGACGGCGGACCGGCGACGATCGGCGTCGAGTCGACGATCGTCGATCTCGCACACGGCGCGCCCGCAATCTTGCGCCCTGGCGGTATTACGCGCGAGGTTCTCGCGGAAGCCATCGGTGCGCCGCTGCTTGAAGGCGGAAGCGACGTGCGCGTTCCCGGGAGTTTGCCCTCGCACTACGCGCCGCGCGCACGCATCGAGCTTGCCGAGAACGACGCGGTCGCCGAAGGCCTCGCAACCGCCCTCAAAGCGCAAGGGAAACGCGTCATCCTCATCGGCTCGGCCGAGATCCACGCGTTGGCGCGTGATCTTTACGAACGTTTGCGCGCAGCGGATCGCGAGGGCGCCGATGCGATCGTCGTCGTCCTCCCCGCGAACGAAGGCCTCGGCGTAGCACTACGCGACCGCTTGCGTCGCGCAGCTTCACCCAAGCGTTAG